One genomic window of Silurus meridionalis isolate SWU-2019-XX chromosome 22, ASM1480568v1, whole genome shotgun sequence includes the following:
- the LOC124375991 gene encoding elongation factor 1-alpha, with amino-acid sequence MGKEKIHINIVVIGHVDSGKSTTTGHLIYKCGGIDKRTIEKFEKEAAEMGKGSFKYAWVLDKLKAERERGITIDIALWKFETSKYYITIIDAPGHRDFIKNMITGTSQADCAVLIVAGGVGEFEAGISKNGQTREHALLAFTLGVKQLIVGVNKMDSTEPPYSQARFEEITKEVSAYIKKIGYNPAAVAFVPISGWHGDNMLEPSTNMGWFKGWKIERKEGNGSGTTLLDALDAILPPSRPTDKPLRLPLQDVYKIGGIGTVPVGRVETGVLKPGMVVTFAPVNVTTEVKSVEMHHESLPEATPGDNVGFNVKNVSVKDIRRGNVAGDSKNDPPMEAGSFTAQVIILNHPGQISQGYAPVLDCHTAHIACKFAELKEKIDRRSGKKLEDNPKNLKSGDAAIVEMIPGKPMCVESFSTYPPLGRFAVRDMRQTVAVGVIKSVEKKAAGAGKVTKSAQKAAKTK; translated from the exons ATGGGAAAGGAAAAGATCCACATTAACATCGTGGTTATCGGCCACGTCGACTCTGGAAAGTCCACCACCACCGGTCATCTGATCTACAAATGCGGAGGAATCGACAAGAGAACCATCGAGAAATTCGAGAAGGAGGCCGCTGAG atgGGCAAGGGCTCCTTCAAGTACGCTTGGGTGCTGGACAAACTGAAGGCCGAGCGTGAGCGTGGTATCACTATCGACATTGCCCTCTGGAAGTTTGAGACCAGCAAGTACTACATCACCATCATTGATGCCCCTGGACACAGAGACTTCATCAAGAACATGATCACTGGTACCTCACAG GCTGACTGTGCTGTGCTGATCGTTGCTGGTGGTGTTGGTGAGTTTGAGGCTGGTATCTCCAAGAACGGCCAGACCCGTGAACACGCCCTCCTGGCCTTCACCCTGGGAGTGAAGCAGCTTATCGTTGGAGTCAACAAGATGGACTCCACCGAGCCCCCATACAGCCAGGCTCGCTTTGAGGAGATCACCAAGGAAGTCAGTGCTTACATCAAGAAGATTGGTTACAACCCTGCTGCCGTTGCTTTCGTCCCAATTTCTGGATGGCATGGGGACAACATGCTGGAGCCCAGCACAAAT aTGGGCTGGTTCAAGGGATGGAAGATTGAGCGCAAGGAGGGTAATGGTAGCGGCACCACTCTCTTGGATGCTCTGGATGCTATCCTGCCACCAAGCCGCCCCACTGACAAGCCTCTCCGTCTGCCCCTGCAGGATGTCTACAAAATTGGCG GTATTGGAACTGTACCTGTGGGCCGTGTTGAGACTGGTGTCCTCAAGCCTGGCATGGTTGTCACCTTTGCCCCTGTCAACGTAACCACTGAGGTTAAGTCTGTTGAAATGCACCACGAGTCCCTCCCTGAGGCAACCCCTGGTGACAACGTTGGCTTCAACGTGAAGAACGTGTCTGTAAAAGACATCCGCCGTGGTAACGTGGCTGGAGACAGCAAAAATGACCCACCCATGGAGGCTGGCAGCTTCACTGCTCAG GTCATTATCCTGAACCACCCTGGTCAGATCTCTCAGGGCTATGCTCCTGTGCTGGATTGTCACACTGCTCACATTGCCTGCAAGTTTGCTGAGCTCAAGGAGAAGATTGACCGTCGTTCTGGTAAGAAGCTTGAGGACAACCCCAAGAACCTGAAGTCTGGAGATGCTGCCATTGTTGAGATGATTCCTGGCAAGCCCATGTGTGTGGAGAGCTTCTCCACCTATCCTCCTCTTG GTCGTTTTGCTGTGCGTGACATGAGGCAGACTGTTGCTGTCGGCGTCATCAAGAGTGTTGAGAAGAAGGCTGCTGGCGCTGGCAAGGTCACAAAGTCTGCACAGAAGGCCGCCAAAACCAAGTGA